The following nucleotide sequence is from Aptenodytes patagonicus chromosome 6, bAptPat1.pri.cur, whole genome shotgun sequence.
AAAAATCCTCTTTCTTTGCTTGTGTACAAGATGTGTGTCAAAGTTTGGGATCACTGGAAGACATGCTGCAATTGATTTGAACCTcaatttaacctttttttccctctctttttattcAACTGCTATATGTAACATGGTGCCACCTCCAatcctatttttctttcctatcatGTGTcatccttttttctgctttgctttggaatTCACTGCTGGACTGTGATGTCAATTCTTCCTCAGTTTGGATAAAAGTTTAATGGCTTTGAtcactaacaaaataaaaagtatagtTTCTTAGTGCTTAAGATACTTGGTAAACTCCCTTTGCTAGCTGGAGAaagggagaataatttttttttttagaggtacTCAGATAAGTATCACTTCAGCTGGAGTTGATGAAAGCTgcagaataaacaaacagaaggcaGAACCTTGATTAAGGTCACACAGACAGGACTGCTAATCAGTCTTGTGTGTAATCTTTTAAAGTAGGCTTCTCTAAACAATAACAGAATTTGACATAAGCTGCTTCAGAATAAGGTGTGTAAAATTTGGTTTTGCCGGTTCAGCATTAAAGTATAAAAACTGTGGGTGgcgagacactggaacaggttgcccagagaggttgcagagtctccatctatggagatattcaaaacctgactagaCAGAGTCCTGGAAaacctgttctagctgaccctgcttgaggagggagggggtgggggattggactagatggtctcaggaggtcccttccaacctaaatgattctgtcaTTCTGTATGCTGAGAAAAGACCGTCCCTTCTGATACATCACAAGAGAAGCTGCCATGCATGCTCTTCACATCATACAAGGATGTATGATGAAAGCAGACATTAAACATCACTAGATCTGCAAAACCACCAAAATTCTATTCTAGTTTAATTGTAACAACTAGTCACATTccccaaataaaatgaaacttaGGATTTGCAAGGCCAAAAGTtctccaactgtgagatgagccgGTTcatggtgtgctgggtgaagaactggctagacggcagagctcaaagggttgtagtgaatggggctacatctggctggcgaccagtcaccagcagtgttcctcagggctcaatcctagggccagtgctgttcaatattTTGATCAATCATCTGGATACAGGAGTCGAATGCACCATTAggaagtttgctgacgataccaaactggaaggtgctgttgactctcttgagggacaagaggccttgcagagggatctagatagattggagcactgaGCAATCATCAATTGCATGAAATGGAACAAGtccaagtgccagattctgcacctaggacagagtaacaccaggcacaagtataaattgggagaggagtagctggagagcagccctgcagaaagggatctgggagtgctggtcaacagcaggccGAATATGAGTCAgcggtgtgccctggcagccaagagggcaaactgcatcctggggtgcatcaaacacagcatgaccagccggtcaagagaggggattatcccgctgtattcaacgttggtgtggcctcaccttgagtactgtgtgcagttctgggccccaccgtttaagaaggatgtgaaggtccttgaatgtgtccagaggagggcaacaaagctggtgaaggggccgGAAGGAATGTCTTATGAGGCatggctgaggactctgggtctagtttggagaaaaggaggctgagaggcaacctcatttctctctccagcttcctgaggaggggatgtggagagggaggtgctgatctcttctccctgggacccagtgataggatgtgtgggaatgaTTCAAAGCTGCATTAGAggaggtttagacttgacattagaaaacatttctttactgagaggatggtcaaacactggaacagacttcctagagaggtggtcgatgccccaagcctgtcagtgtttaagaggcatgtggacaatgcccttaataacatgctttaaattttggtcagccctgaagtggtcaggcagttggactagatgattgttgtaggtcccttccaactgaaatattctactCTATTCAAAAATGGGCTTTCTTGGATATCACATTATTTcctcaatgaaaaaaaaccaaaacaaaaaaacccaccttataaaaaaccccagcagtCAAAATACCAGGATTTTTCTTTCAACAAGACACGAGCCATAGCTCATTTTGGTTTCTTGTAGTAAATTAACCCATAAAGGGGAAAATACATTTGTAATACCTGAAAAGCAGATACTGCACTTGGAAGTGCTTTGTGTCTTCTGTAGGTAACTCTGTGGATTCCAGTGTGATGGGTATCTCACATAGCTTACTTTCTTCCCCGAGCAGTTCCACTGGCTTCTGACATATGATGAACTCATCTAATTCAAGCTGCAAAGTATGTGTTGAAGGGCCTTCATCTTTTACGCCTGAACAATGAAAATGCTATATTAATTGTTCAAACCATTCCATTTAGCAGTAAGAAAATGATACGACACAGTATCAATTAAAGACTCCAATTACAGCTACCTCGCTAGCATTGGCTTCCTCAAACCATGAGATTTTGAAAACAGCTATGCTAGAAGATGAGAACAATCCTTCATTTAAGCCTCAACAGTCTAAATATCTGAGTCAAGATTTCTGAAAGAACAGGTAAATCGTTTATTATAAGGCAAGTGCAAGGCAACCTGTGCTGCAAATGTCTGGCCGTCAAAAAATGTTGTCATTTGGTTGGAGAGGTTttaagaaggaaaaggcagctatGATAGAAAGTTGTGTTATCTTAAGCTCACTTAAGTTCTGGAAAGCAAATCCTAACAGCACACAGAAAGTATTTCGAACTTTTCTATTTAGCATTTAGTAATAAAAACAACTAGGGGCAGGATGCCATTATCTGAGTTAAGATCCATCGTCACTCAATGAAGAACATTCCAGTTTATATTTTCCCTATCTGACAAGTCTTATTTATGTTTAAATTTTTTCTAGGTACAGTTTCCATTTCTAAAAGACcacctttttctgttttaagtttCTTCAATTATAAATGAAGGATTTTCCTAAGGTTTGTTGGTGTTCATCTGATACTTTTGGGAAGGTGGGAATTGATTACATATGGATTGATTTCTTGCAATACATGGGAATGAAACTTACGGAGTTAATCTATTTCTGGGATTTCTAGGATTCTAAGGCAAGCCCCTGAATAAGACAAAGGACTGAAAAAGGAGAATTTGCTGACACCTTGTTTGCAGGTTCAGAGTCTACTAACAGTTACAAAAGTGCATATGCATCACCACAGAAGCATTCTTAAGTGTGCAAGCCAGTATGCATGGTCCATTTCAAGGTTCATGAGATGCTACTTCCATTTGGCCTCCCATTTGTCCCTTAGAAGAGACACAGTTATTTGGGCAGTaacactgataattttttttttttaacatagcacACTGAACTACCACCACCTTGATTTGGCCCCTGGTGGCACCCCAGAACAGGGACCTAATTCCATGTCTGTAGAGGTTGCACTATCCTCAAAGTGTCTGCAGAATGATGGCATGTTTCTTTTAAGTGTTACCTCCAACTGCAGGTGGTACAACTTTTCATGCACTAGAATATTCAGCTGACAGTCCTAAGATGAtctggaaatattttctgaaggGCAATGACCTTGTTTGAGCCTACTTTGAGAATAACAGGAATCAGTTAGCAGATtcttggaaataaaagaaaaaatcatttcTGTACTTGCCTCCATCCACGGGCTTTTCTAGTGTACTAACTCTGTGTGCACATTGCTCTGTCCCATCTGCGCTTTGCTGGACCAGTTCCAGTTTCAGGATCAGAACATCCAGCTCTGTTGTTATGGCTATATGTCCGGCACAAAACGCAACTTCAGCAGGAATGAGGTTATCAATGTGTAAAATTAAGGAGCGTTCAAAGTCTAACACAGTCAAATTCTGGTTTATGACCAGATATTTCAAACAGAACATGACTAGTTTATTTTTGCAGCCCACAAGAAGATCTCCATTTACAGGACAACATGAAATGCACAGTGGAGGATCTGAAAGTGGCATTTCCACAATTGACATCTGTTCTTTTAAGGTTTCACCATATGACTCTTCCATCTTGTGACCAACCATCCGAACACAAACACGAGAACTCCCTGCAGACATGCATCTCCAGTTCATATACGCTCTTAGGaaagttgctttgcttttttcttcaattGTCACCAGATAGTCTCCTTAAAAGAAAGCAGTGGTACTGATATAAAGAATatcagtaaaataaacaaaagaatagATGGCACACTTTTTGAGCTCTTTACCTGCTGTAGTACATTGCAAACAACATTGTAAATTCTCAACTCTTACATAAAATTCCAAAAACAGTTTTCACCAATTTTTCTCTAGTGAAATCCAAAGTGCAAGTTTCTTTGCTGGGTGGCACACACTTCACATACCATTAAAAAAGGGACTTACAGGTCTGGGTCCGGACTAACTCCTAAGTGAATCCACTTTATGAGTTGTGATTGCAGACAAGGTGGTTCCCTCCCCCCAGAATATCCGTTAACGAGAAAATGTTTTGCTCTCTAAAGACCAGGGAAAGCCATAGACTCATGCAGAGCTGTGGGATCGGCTGGAGCGATCACCCGCCCCgtgctctgaaataaaaaaaccgCTAGGGCAGGAGCACAGGCTCCAACCGGGGCGGAGGAAAAGGGCAAAAAGCCCAACGGGCTGCCCACGCACTCCCTACTAGCACTTCCAGCCCCTCGCACAGCTCTCAGACCAGCCCGTGCCTCAGCAAGCGCCGGCCTTGTGCTTCCCAACCCGGCCCGCGGCAGCCGGCCCGCCCCAACGAGAAGCGCCCGAACCCGCCCTCAGCGCCAAGGCAGCCGCCCTGGGGAGAGGCGGGCAGGGAGCGCGAGGCCCTCCTCCCGCGGCGCCGCGAACCCGCGACGTGCCCCGGCGGGGCCCCGAGCGCCTCCGCTCGCCTaacccccgccccccgccccggcccggcgcagACCAGGCGCCTCCGCTCGCCCTCGCCCGCCCGGCGGATCCCATAGGCCTCTCCCCGCACTCGAGCCGGACGCGTCCCAGCCGAGCACTGCCGCACCCAGCGGCGAACGACACTGACCTGCCTCGCTGTGCGCCATGCGCAGCACGGGACCCAGCGTGGCGAAGGAGCCCAGGGGGTCGCAGCGGCCCTGGTCGCGCACCGCGAACACCTCCACCCTGCAGCTGGCCGCCGTGCTGGCCACGAACAGCACATCGCGGCCGCAGCAGAAGTGCGCCGGCTCTTGTTTGCAGGGCACTACTCGCTGCGACCCGAACGGGTGCAAGTTGTAAAGCTGCACCATGGTCCCCGAAACCTCCGCTACAGCAGCGGAGAGAGCACCCGGAAGCCTCCTGGGGCTGCGCTCGACGGCACAGGCCTCCGCACCGCCCTACGCCTCCGCAGCGCGCGCTGCCCGGCGCTCCCCAGACCGGCGGCGACGTGGGCGGCCGGCGGCAGGGCGGCGCGCGCAGCGGCCAGAGCCGCCTTCCGTCTGCGGGGGCGGGTCCGCGGCGTGCCGCCTGGCGAGGCCGGAGGGCTCCCTCGGCGGTGGAGCGCGGAGGTGTTCGTGTGCGAGGCGGGGTTGTCCTCACCGTCAGGACACGTTTCGTCCTGTGGCAGGTTGCTTCGTACGAATTTCTGCGTAGCGTTAGCGTGACTTCATTGCTATGTCAGCGGTTTCAGGCATCCTCTACCACGGCAGTGTCTGGCGCCGTCCCCGGCTGGCAGCTCCGTGCACTGGGGGAGTTGCCGAGCGGGAGGCTAAGCTGGAAGCGATCTTTGAAGTGTGTGAGGCGGGACTGGGAATGGTGGCTTAGAAATAAAAGAACTCGCTGCTGAGCGTCGTGGGTCGGAGGGGTGTGTTCGGAGTCGATTCCCGTGGGCTGGGTGATGCAGGCGACTCGGAGCACGGCTCGGAGGTGGAGCAGCTGCCGCAAGCAGCAGTGTGCCTAACGCATCAGGCTGCTGTGATCGGGGATCTTTCAGTCTCCTGGACGCAAAAACAAAGgcatttctggttttaatcacAGCAATTATTTCTTTAGAACTCCATAAATTGTGCATACACGGTATGCTCTACAGATAATAGTTACGagtacttctgaaaataattcaCTCCTGCGTATCTTTAGCATATGTAgccctttttctccctcctggttTTATAGAACAcgtggagaaggaaaaaaaacaaaaccctaaagttttttctccttttcaggatTCAGGACTAAAAAAATTTAAGATAGTGGGTCAGCAGTTTTTACCTGAGCCGAGTGTCCTACAATTTGTTTCCAAGTCTCTATAAAGCTATATTCGTTTGAACATACTACATGTTAAAGgacattagaatttttttttttatgggccAATGTAGGAATGTAAAAACTGACAATGCTCTTTTAAAGCAGAGAACAGATTTTCCTTTTATCTGAatcaaatgggggggggggggggaggtgctggttggaaaattttactttttcctctgcaTAATTTCACAccgcccctttttttttttaaagtatcaagtGTTACATCATTAGCAAGTAATCTGGTAATAAGTGCTAGTTCTGTTCGAAAGTGTAATGGCATCTGCCATAAGTAGTCAGGTAAATCACTTGAGCGATAATAACTTTGGAGATTTTAACGTTAAGTCTTCTGTGAAGCCAGCCTTACTGGGAAGATGTCTTTAGGAAGGATTAGGTTCCTTTGTATTGTGTAGACAGGCCTGGAATAGCAGCAGTGTTACTAGTACTATAACAACCTGAAGTAGAAGCAGTTTCCCGCTTGTGAGAACCAAAAATCAAAGCGAGTGTATCTCACAACATGTTGGGATCGCACAATTTCCTGATTTCTTCTATAATTTGCACATGACTAGATGCTACCAAAACCTGCAATCTCAAACGGTCCTTACTTAGTGAGTATacacataaagaagaaaaaaaatagaaggtagaacctttaaaactttatttgaaaacaatCAAACAAGTGAACAGggttctgcaattttttttttttttttaataattttttccagACTTCAGTTTTCTAAATATTCATCTCCTTCTtcagcctctgcttctactgAGTCTACACCAACTTCTTCATAATCTTTCTCAAGGGCAGCCAGATCTTCCCGGGCTTCAGAGAATTCTCCTTCCTCCATTCCTTCCCCAACATACCAATGTACAAAGGCACGCTTAGCATACATGAGATCGAATTTGTGGTCGAGGCGAGCCCATGCTTCAGCAATAGCAGTTGTATTACTCAGCATACACACAGCGCGCTGCACCTTTGCAAGGTCACCACCTGGCACCACAGTTGGAGGCTGGTAGTTAATGCCCACcttcaagaaaacaaatgaaaactttccTTATGAGTGCTAAGGCTTAAAGACTTATTTCTGTTAACAATTAAAAATCAACACGGTTACGAACAAATGAAATAGCTTACAGTAATTTTGTACTTCATCAAAATATTTAACAGGGACATTACAACATTGCAGAATGACTGTTACCTCTCAGTACTATACAATTCCTAGTAATTCAAACATCAAGCACTTAAGAAGCTGTGTAAGTACCTTGAATCCAGTTGGGCACCAATCCACAAATTGAATGGTACGTTTAGTCTTGATAGTAGCAATAGCTGCATTGACGTCTTTGGGAACAACATCACCTCTATATAACATACAGCAGGCCATGTACTTGCCATGGCGAGGGTCGCATTTTACCATCTGGTTGGCTGGTTCAAAACAAGCATTGGTAATTTCAGCCACAGACAACTGCTCATGATACGCTTTTTCAGCGGAGATGACAGGGGCGTATGTTACCAGGGGGAAATGGATTCGTGGGTATGGAACAAGGTTAGTTTGAAATTCTGTCAGATCTACATTGAGGGCTCCATCAAAACGCAGCGAAGCTGTGATGGATGAAACAATTTGCCCAATTAATCGGTTTAAATTGGTATAAGTAGGACGTTCAATGTCAAGGTTACGACGACATATATCGTAAATGGCTTCATTATCTACCATGAAGGCACAGTCTGAATGCTCTAATGTTGTGTGGGTAGTTAGAATTGAGTTGTAAGGTTCCACTACAGCAGTGGAAACTTGCGGTGCTGGATAAATCGCAAACTCTAGTTTAGATTTTTTGCCGTAGTCAACAGAGAGCCTTTCCATGAGCAGAGATGCAAACCCTGAACCAGTGCCTCCTCCAAAACTATGAAAGATAAGGAAACCTTGCAGCCCTGTGCACAGATCAGCCTATAATGGGGTGGgaaaaaagtgggagaaaaaaaaaaagttattgatgATTTTGGAGAAAGCAGT
It contains:
- the LOC143161601 gene encoding tubulin alpha-3 chain, which codes for MRECISIHVGQAGVQIGNACWELYCLEHGIQPDGQMPSDKTIGGGDDSFNTFFSETGAGKHVPRAVFVDLEPTVVDEVRTGTYRQLFHPEQLITGKEDAANNYARGHYTIGKEIVDLVLDRIRKLADLCTGLQGFLIFHSFGGGTGSGFASLLMERLSVDYGKKSKLEFAIYPAPQVSTAVVEPYNSILTTHTTLEHSDCAFMVDNEAIYDICRRNLDIERPTYTNLNRLIGQIVSSITASLRFDGALNVDLTEFQTNLVPYPRIHFPLVTYAPVISAEKAYHEQLSVAEITNACFEPANQMVKCDPRHGKYMACCMLYRGDVVPKDVNAAIATIKTKRTIQFVDWCPTGFKVGINYQPPTVVPGGDLAKVQRAVCMLSNTTAIAEAWARLDHKFDLMYAKRAFVHWYVGEGMEEGEFSEAREDLAALEKDYEEVGVDSVEAEAEEGDEYLEN